One Oncorhynchus nerka isolate Pitt River linkage group LG5, Oner_Uvic_2.0, whole genome shotgun sequence genomic window carries:
- the LOC115119452 gene encoding SLAM family member 7-like: protein MSISLLTVFLAEAILCTVSGEQLYRKVGGELVLTPDKSTVTDSITSILWKHGRNKVAEWDKDFGPLDIYAAFKNRTTLDNTTGELRISRLKKTDSGVYSVEFNSKLLGQTYTLFVIQAVPKPTITSSCNPDKTSCTLTCEGNTTDAEPVTYSWKKGERAWQDLDKQLIVFKNYTGKSTNSYTYFCKMKNSAGEGEVSEPVVLGSDGWLTKARFIGISVFVLAVAGVLSFIFGHRAKTGVWIYEKESMPWKGEFWKSQREVGPNTDTSNGVSASTEEALARENYHKDDSVL from the exons ATGTCGATCTCACTTCTGACTGTCTTTCTTGCGGAAGCAATACTCTGCACAGTTTCAG GTGAACAGCTCTACAGAAAAGTGGGAGGTGAGCTCGTGTTGACACCTGACAAGTCCACAGTGACTGACTCCATCACAAGCATCCTATGGAAGCATGGGAGGAACAAGGTGGCAGAGTGGGACAAGGATTTTGGTCCTCTGGACATCTATGCTGCCTTCAAAAACCGTACAACCCTGGACAATACTACTGGAGAGCTGAGAATCAGTAGATTGAAAAAAACAGACAGTGGAGTTTATTCTGTGGAATTCAACAGCAAACTGCTTGGCCAGACATATACACTATTTGTTATCC AGGCAGTCCCCAAACCCACAATCACTTCTTCCTGTAACCCAGACAAAAcctcctgcactctgacctgtgaGGGCAACACCACTGATGCTGAACCAGTCACCTACAGCtggaaaaagggagagagggcaTGGCAGGACTTAGACAAACAGCTGATTGTCTTTAAGAACTACACTGGCAAATCAACCAACAGTTACACGTACTTCTGCAAGATGAAGAACTCTGCTGGGGAAGGTGAAGTCAGCGAGCCAGTGGTGTTAGGCTCAG ATGGCTGGTTGACCAAGGCCAGGTTCATTGGTatttctgtctttgttcttgctGTTGCTGGAGTTCTATCGTTCATTTTTGGTCATAGAGCTAAAACAG GAGTTTGGATCTATGAGAAAG AATCAATGCCATGGAAAGGAG AATTTTGGAAAAGCCAGAGAGAAGTGGGACCTA acaCTGACACATCAAATGGAGTTTCTGCATCCACAG AGGAAGCCTTGGCGAGGGAAAATTATCATAAAGATGATTCGGTATTGTAG